TTCCGAATGATTCATACCACCATTATCAAAATCCAGATTTCCACGTGAACTATTTACAGATACATCCGTCGCTCTTAAATGATGCAAATCTGTTCCAGGTCCTGCAGCCGTTCCAAAATCACCGTGAGATTTTGCCCAAACATGCTCTCGGTTCCAGTTATTAACTCCTGAACCATTCGTAAATTTCCCTTGCGAACGCCCAGTATATAAGAGCAACACATTATTTTTATTATTTGGATCTTCATCAGTATCTCTTAGCGCTTCCCAAACCGCACTGTATGATATCTTTGTATGATTATCAATAACATTATGAAGTTCCTTCTTTAATTCTAAACCCGTTTTTCCTATAGCGTTATTATAATATGTATCGTCATAGTTTTTTACAGTAACCTCTTGTGCTGAAAACGTATCTACTTGTGGAGATGCTGAAACTACTTCACCATGTATGATATCTGTGAATGATAGAGATGCTGAACCTAAAATAAAAAATGAAGATAGTGTAACCATAGCAAGTTTTGTGTTTCGGAACTTCATATACCCATTTCCCCTTTAAAATATAATTTGAAGTCATTCACTAAAAATGTTCTCCCTAAAACTACGAAAACGTTTAAAACTCCATTCCCCTTCTCTTTTTATTTAATACAAAACCCTATTCAGTCTGTATCATTTCCACACTTTTGGTTTATCTACTTTTCAAAAAAATTCACTTTTCACAAGGAACATCCTTCTCTAGTAAAGATTATTAAACTATTCTTTACAATTAAAAAGTAGTTTAATGTTAACTTATAATTTTCAATTTTTTTATGCAATTATGCATATTTAATAAATTGTTCAAAAAACATTTTGAATAAAAATCATTCAAAGAAAACCGTGCAACAAAACAGATAGAGTCTAGGACAGAAATAGTACAAATCAAGATAATAGCTCGACTTTTCCTTTTTCCATAACTGTCTTTATTTTTTGTATAAAACTCTTCCTCCTCTGAAGAATAAGTACAAAAATAGATTGGATACCATGTAGGCACCAATCCATTTTAATTAAAGAAACTGTGTTAATTCTGCATTCACAACCCGTTGTGCAGTAATGATAACACTTTCAGTTGTTATTCCATAAACACTATATAGCCCACCCGGTTGATTAGGAACAATTTGAACTTCATATTCAAATGCTTGTCCAAAAGCAGGATGAACTAAACTTAGAGTTTCAATAGTAGAAGCATTAGAATTCACATTGAAATTCACCTGTTCAATTAATACTATTGAACCGTCAAGTCTAAAAACTCTAGCTACTCCAGTAAGTGGGCCAGCAGTACGGTTAAGGATTTTCACCCTAACTCTATTTGCATTAGCAGGTTGATTTCCCAAGTTTTCAATAGGACCTGTAGTAAAAGCCATATTACATTCACCTCCATTACATTATTACAATATTCAACGTTATACATTAACGCTATAAACTAATTACTCAATTCTTTCTAAATAAAAAAGCTCATTTCTTATATTTTTTAATAAGAAACAAGCTTTTCTTTTTCAACTATCATTCCTAAGATAAATCTATCTGTCCCGGAAACTTTTGGAGCTAATTGACGTTTATGTTGAGCATAAAACTACTTCTATTTATTTGGCATCGAATCTATATACTTTTTAACTACTTCATATACATATTCTTGATTTGCCGCTGCTGTATTTGGGTTGTATTTTCCGCCGTTTGTTTTATTGTTAGATAATACTCTAATTCCTAAAAATGGTACGTCATAAGCTTTTGCGATTTGCGCTGCGGCAGCGCCTTCCATTTCTTCTACAGATGTACCGTATTTTGTATGGAACCACTTAATTCTATCAACTTCATTATTCCAAACGTCTGCTGAACCTATCGTACCTTCAACCACTTTACCTTTTGTATATTTATCCTTTACTGCATTAGCTGCTGCAAGTAAATCCTTATCTCCCTCGTAGTATCGGATTTTCTCAGCATTTGGATCTTCTCCTGCACTTCCTTCAGAAGCCATTAAGTCCATAGATATCCATTTTGCCGGCTCAATTCCTTGATTCTCATCCATATTTGTTGTTTTTAATGAACCTATATTCGCGACTTTTTTTCCTAAAACAATATCAAATACATTTAAATTAGGATCATGTCCACCTGATGTTCCTTGGTTAATAATCGCTATAGGCTTATATTTTTCAATAGCCACTGCTGTAGCGGCTGCTGTATTTTCCATTCCTTTACCTGTTTTCGCAACGATTACAGGATAATTGTCTACAGTTCCTTTATAAAATACAAAACTCCCAGATTTTTCTTCTTTCACATTTTTTAACCTTTTTGCAAATTTTTCAGCTTCTATCGGCATTGGACCTTGAATTAAGATAGGGTTTTGATTGCTTTTTGCCTCTGCTACTTGTTTTGGACTAGCACTACATCCTGCAAGTATTGAGAATGATAATGCGATAGTAGTTGCTAGGGCACCATATTTTTTCAACAGATTGTTCTTCATAAATAATCTCTCCTCTTTCTCTTGTTGTTTTCTATACTCAAGGTTTTGGTCCAAAGAAAAAAGTTCTAGAAACTGTAGAAGACTCTCTACTTTCTAGAACTACGATAGTCAAAGTTAATTAAGCAAAAGATAAAACAAATGCAAAATTATAAATCGGTAGCACTCATTACATAGAACGACCGAATACTTTAACCCGTAGTCCAGTTCTTTCATTGGGAACTAGGTAGAAACGCTCGGACCATATTACCGAGTATATACGAGTGATGATATTTAAAATTATTATATGGATAATATAACAAACTATTAATCCACACGCAATAAAAACATGAACATTTTTTGTTAACACTTAAAAAACGTTCGTTTTTTAAGTGTTAAATCAATAGAAAATCCTATTTTCATAATACATTATACCGAAAAAAATATAACCTAAACTAGATTAACCCCCAACAACCACCCCAAAATAAAAAGAAGCTCCATAAAACTAGAACCTCTTTCTCTATGTATATTTACTTTGTTACCTCACCAAACTGCGCTCTCGTCACTTTCGCCAAGTCATCAACTTTCAGCTCAATTTGTATACCGATTTTCCCGCCGCTTACTATCATCGTTTCAAGTATTTGTGCGCTCTCATCAATGCATGTAGAAAATAATTTCTTCATTCCGACCGGTGAACAACCGCCGCGAATATACCCTGAAACTTTCGTAATATCTTTAACAGGAATCATTTCAATCTTCTTTTCACTTACTGCTTTTGCGGCTGCTTTTAAATTTAGTTCCTCATCTACTGGAATGATAAAAACATGATAATTTTTACTATTCCCTTGAGCGATTAACGTTTTATATACTTCTCTCACTTCTCGTCCAATTTTCTCGGCAACTGATACGCCATCAATTTTCCCATCGTCCGGATCATATGACATCATCGAATATTCAATTTTTTCTTTATCTAATATTCGCATCGCATTTGTTTTATCTTTTTTCATGAGCTTCTCCTTTTAATACATAGAAATTTATTTCACATCATTAATTTTCCTTTTATTATACACCTTTTTCAAATTCTCCTACAAAACTTCACATATTGTTCAATTTAAAGTAAAACTTTAATTATTAGGTTTTGACTCTAAACATCCTCAACTTAAAGGTACTAAGAGAGCAAAAAGAAAACCGACTCTTACCTTCAAATAAAAGGCTTGATGTCGGTTTTACATTTAACGTCCAAACTCCTTATTAAATATTTTATCCCTCCCCTCAATAACCTCCGGACCTACTGCATTGATAGCAGTTACTAAAATATGCTCTCCTCCAATAGGTCCACCGACCCTCGTTTCAAATCCATATGTCCCACCAGCATGCCCCCAATATGATTGTCCGTCCGGTGTTTTTTCTTCATAAATTCCTAGTCCAACCTTACCTATAGGTGAATCTACTGTTTTGAACATCTGATCCATTAGCTCTTGATTTAGAAGCTTTCCACCCAACAGTGCACTGAAGAAGGTAGTCAAATCTTTCACTGTTGAAACCATATCTCCAGCTGCATTCGCCCATGACTGATTTATTTCTGTCAAATCATATAAACGACCCGATCTATCCATATTATATCCTGTAGCATGTTCACCTGGTATGTGCGGACTTGCTTCCATTACGAATGTCTCTTTTAACCCCAGTGGCTCAATGAATCTTTTTCTAATTTGCTCCGCATACGTATCTCCTGTTATCTTTTGAATAATCTTCCCAGCTATAACAGTATTTGTGTTCGAATAGTCCCAGCCCTCCCCTGGTGCAAATACAGGCGGCTTTGCAAGTGCTAAACTGATAAGTTCATCGGTACTATAGTAACGAAATGGGTTTTGGGGCAGTGTAAAATCTCGCATATCCTTATCTATATTGGTTGCAATTCCACTTGTATGATTCAACAACTGACGAATTGTAATTTTATTTCCATCATATCCGTTACCCTGTACGACTCCTGGCAACCATTTTTCGACTGAATCATCAAGGTTTAATTGCTTCTCTTCAGCCAATTGCAGTACAACAGAAGCTGTGAATGTCTTAGTGATACTTCCGATACGGAATGAAAAATTCGGTTCCACTGGGCGTGGCATTTCATAACTTGCCGTCCCTGTAGCATAAGACCACCGCTTTCCATCCTTTAATCCACCAGCTATAACACTTGGGATTTTTTTATTCGTTACTACTCGATCCATTACGTATTTAACTTCTTCTCTATGATTACTTTTCTTTTCCTTATCCGTAGGTTCCTTTTTTGATTTTTCCCCAAATTCTTTAGCTAATATATTGTTAATCTGTTTTTCGGCTCCTAATACATTAATGTTTATCGAGATAACATGTTGACCATCTTCCGTTCCACCAGCAAAGTTAGTAAAACCAGGAATACCACCACCATGTCCCCATACTTCAGTACCGTCTGGCAATTTTGTTGCGTGAATGCCAAGCCCATACTTTCCTAATGGGGTATCAACTGTGTTAGTCACCATTTCCTTCTGTATCTCCGGTGTCAGTAGTTTACCACTTAATAAGGCACGGAAGAACGTTGTCATATTTTCTCCTGTCGAAATCATTTCACCACTAGCATTAGCAACTGATGGATTAAACAAAGTAATATCTACTAATTTATCTCCCGTATTCAAGTAGCCACGGGCATTTTTTTTCGGAATATCCATCGAACTTCCAGGAAGGACTGTTTCTTTTAAACTAAGAGGTTCAATAATTCGTTTTTTTATCTGCTCGGTATATGATTCCCCTGTTATCTTCTGAATAATCAATCCTAAAATAACCATATTCGTATTCGAGTATGACCAGCCTTTTACCGGTTCTAATTCTAAGGCACGGGAAATTAATTGTTCCGGTCTATAACTCTCACTTGGATTCTCTATTAATTTCGCTTTAAGATCTGGAGTCAAGTAATCTGCAATTCCGCTTGTATGATTTAATAATTGACGAATCGTAATTTTGTTACCATCATAGCCTTTCCCTTTTATAAGTCCCGGCAACCATTTCTCTACCGTATCATCTAGACTTAGTTTCTTCTCTCCAGCAAGCTGCAATGCAACTGTAGCTACAAACGTATTCGTTGTGCCCCCGATTCTGAAAGCAGAGTCAGCATCTACCTTATGATTCCTCTCAATATTTGCTTCACCAGAAGCATATGACCAACTAGCTTCTCCATTTTTCACAGTAACAATGACTCCTGGAATATTTTTTGTATCGGCAGCTTTATCGACAACTTGCTCAGTTGATATCTTTTTGTTTACCGCATGTATGTTTCCATGAGAAGGTATCGCTAACGCTCCAACCAATATAGTCCCTGTTAAAGTAAGGGCCGTTCCTTTTTTTAAGAAAAATGACTTCATTATACATCGCTCCTATTATTTTGAATTTTTCTGTTGCCTCACTCCCTCACCTTAACTTCAATATTGTTAAATAACATAGTGACAAAATGCTTTAATTTACTCGTGACACTATGTGCACCTCTGTCACATAAAACATGTGATAAACTGTCAACTGCTTCATATGACATGCTTTGTTGCCTGTCTTTCTATTGACGATTTAAAAGATATGTTACATGATGAATCTGAATCATTAGATAATTAATCTTAAAATATAAGTAGGTGCATAATTTATGTTCTCATTCACAAAAAAATGGTTTTGGTATGATTGGATATTTATATTAGTACGAACGTTTTGGCTATTCATTATCATCGGTACTAATTTTATGTTTCCATCATTCATTCATACGTCAAGTATAATCGTACTTGCTCTCGCTTTTGTCGTTTACCTTGTACCATTAATTATTCGATATAAGAAAACAGAATGGTACCCTGCATTCGATATTATCACCGCAGGTTGTTTTTATCTTTATTTAGCATCCGTAGCCCCAAATTTACTTTGGCCTTTCATTTTACTCGTAATCACTATTGGCCTATGTAGTAATCAAAATAATTATATATGGAGCGGTATTTTTTGTGGATTTGTATTCCCATTATTGAACGCCTTGATTGCCGGGCGGTCGCCATACGAAATGATTGTTAGTTGTAGTATCGGTTTTGCCATTGGCGTTTCTTTTAATATATTAATTCAGTATCATAAACAATCTCGAATTATTGAAGAGCAAAAACTACTATTAGAACAACATATTAAAAGGATTGAAGAGCTTACTCTCATAGAAGAGCGTAATCGATTGTCACATGAGCTACATGACACAATTGGTCATACACTTACTTCTCTCATCGCTGGCGTCACATCACTAAAATCATCAGTACCGAATTCACAGTTTGAAAGAATTGATTCACTTATCAGCATTGCTCAGCATAGTCTAGATGACATTCGAAAGCATCTACACGAGCTATCTCATAATCCACTTAGTAATTCATTAAGTGAATCACTGCAACAATTAACAGAAGAATTTATAAAATCTACAGGTACAACCGTTACATTTCGTACGATTGGCAATGAAACTCTTGTGATGCAAAAAGTGAATTTTTGCCTATATCGTTGTCTTCAGGAGTCGTTAACAAACGCTGTTCGGCACGGTAAAGCGAGCACCATATCCGTTCAACTGCATTTCGACGGACAACAACTTCGATTGCAAATTGAAGATAACGGTATTGGAATGGAAGAAATTCAATTTGGCTTTGGCCTCAGTGGAATGAAAGAACGACTTGAACAATTTCATGGTACATTATCTGTTCATTCTAGTACTGAGCAAGGAACATTCATCGTTTGTAATATTCCATTACAAACAGAGTTTGTACATAACATAATTCGCTTATTAGTCGTTGATGATCAGGAACTTATTACAAATAGTTTAGAGCAAATTTTAGAGCATCACACTGATTTTACTGTTGTTGGTAAAGCACACGATGGAGCTGAAGCTTTAAAATTATGTGAACAATTACAGCCTGGCATTGTACTAATGGACATTCAAATGCCAGAAATGAATGGTATTGAAGCTTTACTAGAAATGAAGCGACGTTGGCCTAATATGAAAATTGTTCTTATGACAACATTTGAAGATTCCTTACAAGCAACAACTGCACTAGAGCATGGAGCTGAAGGTTACATGTTGAAGTCTATTCATCCACAAGAAATGAAGGAAGCCTTGAAGCTTATTTATAATGGTGGGACTTGGATCGATCAATCGGTTGCTACACGAGTTTTCGAGGAAATGAAACTTCAACGTGAGCAATTAGAAAAAATCGGATCGACTAAACAAACTTACCCGTACGGACTTACAAAACGCGAAATGGAAATTTTAGAGCATCTATCAAAAGGATTACGCTATAAATCTATTGCTGCTAAGCTATTTTTATCTGAAGGAACGATCCGTAATTACTGTTCAAATCTCTATTCAAAGCTAGGTGTCAGCAATCGTGAAGAGGCGGTAAAAATGGCACGAACAGAAGATATCTTGTAGCTACTGTGGAATTAATAGGCTTCCCTTTAAAACTGAAAATATTGATATTTCAAAAATCATCTGTTATACTTTGAAAAAAACTTATTAAGGAGAGATTTCATATGTGTACTTTCAATACTTCTTTCCAACTTCATCATCATACATAACGCCGTGTATCCGAAGAAAAATTTTTCTTCGTGGGTACAGGGCTTTTCCTGTTGACCCACGAAGCGTTCATAAAGCTATGTGGGTATTTTTATACCTGCATAGCTTTTTTTAATTAAAAAAAGGAGTGATTACAATGGAAATGAAAAATGTAAAAGGAACGAAAGACTATTTACCAGAGGAGCAAGTATTGCGAAACAAAATTAAAAGAGCATGTGAAGATACATTTGAACGATATGGATGTAAACCTTTAGAAACACCAACGTTAAATATGTATGAACTTATGTCATACAAATACGGCGGTGGTGATGAAATTTTAAAAGAAATATATACACTTCAAGATCAAGGAAAACGTGAGCTTGCCTTACGTTACGATTTAACAATCCCATTCGCTAAAGTCGTTGCGATGAACCCAAATATCCGCCTTCCTTTTAAACGTTATGAAATTGGGAAAGTATTTCGAGATGGTCCGATTAAACAAGGGAGATTCCGCGAATTCATTCAATGTGATGTTGATATAGTTGGTGTAGAGTCTGTCATGGCAGAAGCTGAACTCATGAGCATGGCGTTTGAACTATTCCGAACGTTAAACTTAGAAGTAACAATTCAATATAATAATCGAAAATTATTAAACGGTATTCTCCAGTCTATTAACATTCCTACTGAATTAACGAATGACGTAATTTTATCATTGGATAAAATCGAAAAGATTGGGATTGATGGTGTAAAGAAAGATTTATTAGGGCGCGAAATCGCTGTACAAACAGTAGAGTCAGTATGTAGTACCGTTTTATCTTGTATGGAGTTTAAGCTTACTGAATTTGAAGAAGTATTTAATAATACACTCGTTACCGAGGGAGTAAACGAATTACAACAATTGCAGCAATACTTACTCGCTCTCGGAATAAATGAAAATACGATATTCAATCCATTTTTAGCAAGAGGACTCACAATGTATACAGGCACTGTGTATGAAATCTTTCTAAAAGATGGCATGATTACATCTAGCATCGGTAGCGGTGGTCGTTACGATAATATTATTGGAGCCTTCCGTGGTGATAATATGAGCTATCCAACAGTCGGTATTTCATTCGGTTTAGACGTCATTTATACAGCTCTATCACAAAAAGAAACAATATCGTCTACAGCGGATTTATTTATCATCCCACTTGGGACAGAATTACAATGCTTACAAATCGCCCAGCAATTGCGCTCTACTACTTCCTTAAAAGTCGAACTTGAACTAGCCGGACGTAAATTGAAACGTGCCCTAAACTATGCAAATAAAGAAAATATCCCGTATGTGCTTATAATTGGCGAAGAAGAACTATCTACAGAAACAGTTGTATTGCGTAATATGAAGGAAGGTACTGAAGTGAAGATTCCCCTCTTCTCTTTGGAAAATGGCACATTAAATAACTATATGTAATACGAACCACCCTCATTTGGGTGGTTTTTCTATTGAACAGATAAAACCCATTAAGTTTACATAATATAATTATTATAATCCATAAGTGTAAATCACAAAAACATATCCACTCACCACTATATTTGGTAATACATTCATATTAACTTATTTAGGAGGCATTTACTTTGAAGGCAGTCGTAAAAGCATTAAAGTGGACTACAGGTATTTCCCATCTATTATTAATTCCTTGTTATTTATTTCAGGGGCTAGTTGACTTATCCGGGATACCATTTCTTATAGTAATTGCTTTACATATTATTACTATTGTATTAGCTAAAAAGGCAGGTATGAAAGGCTATGCTAATTATATAGGAATCTTGGCTATTCTAGTTGCTTTCTTTCCATATATACAAATCGCTATACATATTATAGCGTCTATTTTCCTTCTATTAGATGCGGCTTCCACGAACATAAAAGAAGTGTATGATTCATAGTGAATTGAAAAATAGAAGTTAGAGACAGTTTTTTTAACCCTATACAAAAAAGAGGGCAGATATGCATCTCCCTCTTGCGTCAAACTACTCTTGTTCTTGCTCGTCCAAAATCTTCTCAAACGCAGCAGATACTTTTTCAAATTCCTCATCACTTTCAATGTATGAAAATTCGTCAGCTTCTTCTACTTTTAAAAAGAAGATATCAATGTCTTCCTCTGTTTCTGTTTGAATGTCTTCAACAAAGGCAACCGCAATGTATTCTGCTCCTTCGACATCCATCGCTCCAAGCACTTCAACTTCCTGTTCCTCATTATTCTCGTCGCTAAGGCTAAAGATTTCGCCTACTTCAATATCTGACATATTCATTCTCCTCCTATCAC
This genomic interval from Bacillus cereus contains the following:
- a CDS encoding endonuclease I family protein, whose amino-acid sequence is MKFRNTKLAMVTLSSFFILGSASLSFTDIIHGEVVSASPQVDTFSAQEVTVKNYDDTYYNNAIGKTGLELKKELHNVIDNHTKISYSAVWEALRDTDEDPNNKNNVLLLYTGRSQGKFTNGSGVNNWNREHVWAKSHGDFGTAAGPGTDLHHLRATDVSVNSSRGNLDFDNGGMNHSEATECKYDSDSWEPRDSVKGDIARMLFYMAVRYEGDNGEIDLELNEKVNNNKDPYMGKLSVLLKWNEQDPVDDLERKRNEVIFTKYQHNRNPFIDHPEWVNKIWK
- a CDS encoding ATPase, translated to MAFTTGPIENLGNQPANANRVRVKILNRTAGPLTGVARVFRLDGSIVLIEQVNFNVNSNASTIETLSLVHPAFGQAFEYEVQIVPNQPGGLYSVYGITTESVIITAQRVVNAELTQFL
- a CDS encoding 5'-methylthioadenosine/S-adenosylhomocysteine nucleosidase, which codes for MKNNLLKKYGALATTIALSFSILAGCSASPKQVAEAKSNQNPILIQGPMPIEAEKFAKRLKNVKEEKSGSFVFYKGTVDNYPVIVAKTGKGMENTAAATAVAIEKYKPIAIINQGTSGGHDPNLNVFDIVLGKKVANIGSLKTTNMDENQGIEPAKWISMDLMASEGSAGEDPNAEKIRYYEGDKDLLAAANAVKDKYTKGKVVEGTIGSADVWNNEVDRIKWFHTKYGTSVEEMEGAAAAQIAKAYDVPFLGIRVLSNNKTNGGKYNPNTAAANQEYVYEVVKKYIDSMPNK
- the ybaK gene encoding Cys-tRNA(Pro) deacylase codes for the protein MKKDKTNAMRILDKEKIEYSMMSYDPDDGKIDGVSVAEKIGREVREVYKTLIAQGNSKNYHVFIIPVDEELNLKAAAKAVSEKKIEMIPVKDITKVSGYIRGGCSPVGMKKLFSTCIDESAQILETMIVSGGKIGIQIELKVDDLAKVTRAQFGEVTK
- a CDS encoding serine hydrolase domain-containing protein, encoding MKSFFLKKGTALTLTGTILVGALAIPSHGNIHAVNKKISTEQVVDKAADTKNIPGVIVTVKNGEASWSYASGEANIERNHKVDADSAFRIGGTTNTFVATVALQLAGEKKLSLDDTVEKWLPGLIKGKGYDGNKITIRQLLNHTSGIADYLTPDLKAKLIENPSESYRPEQLISRALELEPVKGWSYSNTNMVILGLIIQKITGESYTEQIKKRIIEPLSLKETVLPGSSMDIPKKNARGYLNTGDKLVDITLFNPSVANASGEMISTGENMTTFFRALLSGKLLTPEIQKEMVTNTVDTPLGKYGLGIHATKLPDGTEVWGHGGGIPGFTNFAGGTEDGQHVISININVLGAEKQINNILAKEFGEKSKKEPTDKEKKSNHREEVKYVMDRVVTNKKIPSVIAGGLKDGKRWSYATGTASYEMPRPVEPNFSFRIGSITKTFTASVVLQLAEEKQLNLDDSVEKWLPGVVQGNGYDGNKITIRQLLNHTSGIATNIDKDMRDFTLPQNPFRYYSTDELISLALAKPPVFAPGEGWDYSNTNTVIAGKIIQKITGDTYAEQIRKRFIEPLGLKETFVMEASPHIPGEHATGYNMDRSGRLYDLTEINQSWANAAGDMVSTVKDLTTFFSALLGGKLLNQELMDQMFKTVDSPIGKVGLGIYEEKTPDGQSYWGHAGGTYGFETRVGGPIGGEHILVTAINAVGPEVIEGRDKIFNKEFGR
- a CDS encoding hybrid sensor histidine kinase/response regulator transcription factor, which translates into the protein MFSFTKKWFWYDWIFILVRTFWLFIIIGTNFMFPSFIHTSSIIVLALAFVVYLVPLIIRYKKTEWYPAFDIITAGCFYLYLASVAPNLLWPFILLVITIGLCSNQNNYIWSGIFCGFVFPLLNALIAGRSPYEMIVSCSIGFAIGVSFNILIQYHKQSRIIEEQKLLLEQHIKRIEELTLIEERNRLSHELHDTIGHTLTSLIAGVTSLKSSVPNSQFERIDSLISIAQHSLDDIRKHLHELSHNPLSNSLSESLQQLTEEFIKSTGTTVTFRTIGNETLVMQKVNFCLYRCLQESLTNAVRHGKASTISVQLHFDGQQLRLQIEDNGIGMEEIQFGFGLSGMKERLEQFHGTLSVHSSTEQGTFIVCNIPLQTEFVHNIIRLLVVDDQELITNSLEQILEHHTDFTVVGKAHDGAEALKLCEQLQPGIVLMDIQMPEMNGIEALLEMKRRWPNMKIVLMTTFEDSLQATTALEHGAEGYMLKSIHPQEMKEALKLIYNGGTWIDQSVATRVFEEMKLQREQLEKIGSTKQTYPYGLTKREMEILEHLSKGLRYKSIAAKLFLSEGTIRNYCSNLYSKLGVSNREEAVKMARTEDIL
- a CDS encoding histidine--tRNA ligase; the encoded protein is MEMKNVKGTKDYLPEEQVLRNKIKRACEDTFERYGCKPLETPTLNMYELMSYKYGGGDEILKEIYTLQDQGKRELALRYDLTIPFAKVVAMNPNIRLPFKRYEIGKVFRDGPIKQGRFREFIQCDVDIVGVESVMAEAELMSMAFELFRTLNLEVTIQYNNRKLLNGILQSINIPTELTNDVILSLDKIEKIGIDGVKKDLLGREIAVQTVESVCSTVLSCMEFKLTEFEEVFNNTLVTEGVNELQQLQQYLLALGINENTIFNPFLARGLTMYTGTVYEIFLKDGMITSSIGSGGRYDNIIGAFRGDNMSYPTVGISFGLDVIYTALSQKETISSTADLFIIPLGTELQCLQIAQQLRSTTSLKVELELAGRKLKRALNYANKENIPYVLIIGEEELSTETVVLRNMKEGTEVKIPLFSLENGTLNNYM
- a CDS encoding DUF1292 domain-containing protein, with the protein product MSDIEVGEIFSLSDENNEEQEVEVLGAMDVEGAEYIAVAFVEDIQTETEEDIDIFFLKVEEADEFSYIESDEEFEKVSAAFEKILDEQEQE